CGGCTTGCTGCGATGCTGGCCAGGAGAAACTGCATCGTCACGCTCATCACCGCTCACCCCACCGTGTCGGCTGCTGAATCGGAGCACATATCCTTGTTCCTTCGCCACAATCCTGAAATTAAGCGCCTCGAACTCGAGCTCACTCCGAGCTCCCGGCAAGCCGATGCCACCCCTATCGAacctttctttcttcaattccATCTCATCAATCAGTCGATCCATCTCCTCGGCCCTCTGTTATCTTCGTCGTCCCCTCCTTTATCGGCTATGTTTGTGGACTTCGCTCTACTTGCCGAGACTGCTCCAATTGCCGAGGACCTCCAGCTCCCTATATACGTTGTTTCCACCACCTCGGTCGAGTTCCTCTCTCTCGTGGCGTACTTTTCGGTTGTCGCATCGAACCCAACCGAGTTCAACGAAGCTTCCACCGAACTCAAGATTCCGGGATTGCCGCCGATGGCCATGTCGAGCCTCCCGCCAGCACTCCTAGATCACAGCCATCTTTTTACATCGACCATTGTTACGAACTCTCAAGCTCTACCCGGGGCAGAGGGAATATTGATGAACACCTTCGACTGGTTCCAAGCATCAATACTCAATGCTCTCAACAAAGACAGGGTAATGGCGAGCTTACCGCCAATTCTCCCCATAGGGCCACTAGAATCGTATCACATTCCACAAGACGGAGATCACTGCTACCGGTCATGGCTAGAGAACCAACCATCTGAATCCGTAGTATACATAAGCTTTGGAAACAGAACGGCAATGTCCCGGGATCAGGTGCGAGAGCTGGAAAAGGGGTTGGAGAAGGCCGGGTGGAGATTCTGCTGGAACCTGAAAACCACCAAAGTAGACAAGGACGACCGCGAGGACGTGAAAGACATCCTTAGCGATTTCTTCTTAAAAAGAACCAAGAACAAGGGGGTGATCATAAGAGGGTGGGCGGACCAGGAGGAGATCTTGGCCCATCCCGCCATCGGAGGGTTCGTGAGCCACTGTGGGTGGAACTCGGTGATGGAAGCAGCCTGGCAGGGCGTGCCGATGCTCGCGTGGCCGCAACACGGCGACCAGAAGATGAACGCGAAGGTCATGGAGACGGCGGGATTGGGGCTGTGGGAGAGCGGTTGGGATTGGGGTCCCAATGGGATTGTGAAAGGGGAAGAGATTGAGAGGAAGATTGTGGAGTTGATGACGGATGAGACGGTGAGGGAGAGAGCCAAGAAGGTGAGAGAAGAGGCCAGGAAGGCTGTTGAGAGTGGTGGGAGCTCTGATAGGGTGATTAGAAATGTAATTAACTCCGTAACTCTTCCATCTTAACAAAAATTATCTCCTGTAATCCTGAGAAACTAATTGCACCAGTGGTTGGCTCACAATCTGCAACATGGAAAAGATTGCC
This sequence is a window from Rhodamnia argentea isolate NSW1041297 chromosome 3, ASM2092103v1, whole genome shotgun sequence. Protein-coding genes within it:
- the LOC115726863 gene encoding UDP-glycosyltransferase 13-like, with translation MATTQAPHIALFPSAGMGHLMPYLRLAAMLARRNCIVTLITAHPTVSAAESEHISLFLRHNPEIKRLELELTPSSRQADATPIEPFFLQFHLINQSIHLLGPLLSSSSPPLSAMFVDFALLAETAPIAEDLQLPIYVVSTTSVEFLSLVAYFSVVASNPTEFNEASTELKIPGLPPMAMSSLPPALLDHSHLFTSTIVTNSQALPGAEGILMNTFDWFQASILNALNKDRVMASLPPILPIGPLESYHIPQDGDHCYRSWLENQPSESVVYISFGNRTAMSRDQVRELEKGLEKAGWRFCWNLKTTKVDKDDREDVKDILSDFFLKRTKNKGVIIRGWADQEEILAHPAIGGFVSHCGWNSVMEAAWQGVPMLAWPQHGDQKMNAKVMETAGLGLWESGWDWGPNGIVKGEEIERKIVELMTDETVRERAKKVREEARKAVESGGSSDRVIRNVINSVTLPS